Proteins encoded by one window of Desulfotignum phosphitoxidans DSM 13687:
- a CDS encoding response regulator — protein sequence MKKILIIEDNEKNLKLFSIITRSLGYEILTAENGAKGVAIAKKEFPRLVLILMDIQMPVMDGITALNMLKSDQRTAGIPVIALTSFAMAGDRKRLLAEGFTGYISKPIDKNQFLKSVKKTIKVSK from the coding sequence ATGAAGAAAATATTGATCATAGAGGATAATGAAAAAAATCTGAAACTGTTCAGTATCATAACCAGGTCCCTTGGTTATGAAATCCTGACTGCCGAAAACGGCGCTAAAGGGGTGGCAATTGCCAAAAAAGAGTTTCCCCGCCTTGTCCTTATACTCATGGATATCCAGATGCCCGTGATGGATGGGATCACGGCATTGAACATGCTCAAGTCTGACCAGAGAACAGCAGGTATCCCTGTGATTGCCCTTACCTCCTTTGCCATGGCCGGAGACAGAAAACGCCTGCTCGCTGAAGGATTTACCGGTTACATATCAAAGCCCATTGATAAAAACCAATTTTTAAAATCTGTTAAAAAGACAATCAAGGTATCCAAATGA
- a CDS encoding ATP-binding protein, whose product MAVKLRMLTVQIKHSAQAMLDPDVSSENREKYVDRLTAAVNEYEQILYRLGQGSEKLGLELLDEHYTEARSQLDHLSDQWQKLQKPLLLKITKWPSEKKDKACAACHTAFKDKPEDIDVFVKSLVVHEEKEIAYYNIIKGIILAVLVSGAGFVVIYVRHTIIKPVRHLLTAADKIEQGVLDTQIAVTTKDEIGDLSRKFNQMAATLSKNHMEQKKTEAMIRQNLQVQDILNALLKISLEKIPLEKILEKALDIILSVPFLPIKPQGGIFLVKDEPDVLVLAAQKGFTAPIQTPCARVPFGKCLCGQAASCRQIQFADCIDDHHDIHYDGMTSHGHYNVPILSMGRVLGVYVVYLSEGHQQLDKESVFLESVADTLAGIIERTQAEDRLDQHSKALLSLADASAEIICADTVSPLFSMICDTAVKIAGLKMAWLGLVDPGPNHDVTPAAHSECSVSESFVCCGNITPVAHTGIEKDFLSVMTMVSENIPADKTPCKIAVKTKKPYLLTADHPDFAPWRKDAEKRNYAAILGVPLVFTSGKCIGALICYSERPGFFIQDRVKILQIFAGHAAIAIENRRLIDGLENTIEKRTKQIEEVNLKLKALVTELKAKNKEAEKLMIQAEAANRAKSDFLANMSHELRTPLNSIIGFSEVIRDGMAGTVTDEQEQYLNDIWESGRHLLRLINDILDLSKIEAGKMQLEISKISIADLIGSSLEMVREKAMKHGVSLTSEPDEDIGTVTADEIKIKQVLLNLLSNALKFTPEGGFTTVKARRITDAQIEISVIDTGIGIAQKDMEKLFRPFEQIESFLTKKHEGTGLGLKLCKDIVALHGGRIWAESTPGQGSRFVFVIPVTQVDHEENIDHRG is encoded by the coding sequence ATGGCCGTCAAACTGCGCATGCTCACCGTTCAGATAAAACACAGTGCCCAGGCAATGCTTGATCCAGACGTATCGTCTGAAAACAGAGAAAAATACGTGGACAGGTTAACGGCTGCGGTAAATGAATATGAACAGATACTTTACCGCCTGGGCCAGGGGAGTGAAAAACTCGGACTGGAACTGCTGGATGAACATTATACAGAGGCACGATCACAGCTCGATCATCTGTCTGATCAATGGCAGAAGCTCCAGAAACCACTTCTGCTCAAGATAACAAAGTGGCCTTCTGAAAAAAAAGATAAAGCATGTGCGGCATGTCACACAGCGTTCAAGGACAAACCAGAGGATATAGACGTATTTGTGAAATCACTTGTGGTACATGAAGAAAAGGAAATAGCCTATTACAATATCATCAAGGGGATCATTCTGGCCGTTCTTGTTTCAGGGGCAGGTTTTGTTGTCATTTATGTGCGACATACCATTATTAAACCTGTGCGGCACCTGCTTACAGCTGCCGATAAAATCGAACAAGGGGTTCTGGACACACAGATTGCTGTGACAACCAAAGATGAGATAGGAGACCTTTCCCGAAAATTCAACCAAATGGCGGCAACCCTCAGCAAAAATCATATGGAACAAAAAAAGACCGAGGCAATGATCAGGCAGAATCTGCAGGTTCAGGATATATTGAACGCTCTGCTCAAGATTTCTCTGGAAAAAATTCCTCTGGAAAAAATCCTGGAAAAAGCCCTTGATATTATCCTGTCTGTTCCGTTTCTTCCGATCAAACCCCAGGGCGGTATTTTTCTTGTCAAAGATGAACCGGATGTGCTGGTTCTTGCTGCACAAAAAGGATTTACAGCACCGATTCAAACCCCCTGTGCCAGGGTTCCCTTTGGAAAATGTTTGTGCGGCCAGGCGGCATCATGCAGGCAGATACAGTTTGCCGACTGTATCGATGACCACCATGACATCCATTATGACGGGATGACTTCCCACGGGCATTATAATGTCCCGATTCTGTCCATGGGCAGGGTGCTGGGGGTATATGTGGTTTACCTGTCAGAGGGTCACCAGCAGCTGGACAAAGAGAGTGTGTTTTTAGAGTCCGTGGCTGACACACTGGCTGGAATTATTGAACGCACACAGGCAGAAGACAGACTGGATCAACACAGCAAAGCGCTTTTGTCACTGGCAGATGCTTCTGCTGAGATTATCTGTGCTGACACAGTATCGCCACTTTTTTCTATGATATGTGATACAGCCGTGAAAATTGCCGGTTTGAAAATGGCATGGCTCGGGCTGGTGGATCCGGGGCCGAACCATGATGTCACGCCTGCGGCACATTCAGAATGCAGTGTATCGGAAAGTTTTGTTTGCTGTGGTAACATCACGCCTGTGGCACATACAGGCATTGAAAAAGATTTTTTGTCAGTTATGACAATGGTATCTGAAAATATCCCTGCTGACAAAACCCCCTGCAAGATAGCCGTAAAAACAAAAAAACCATACCTGCTGACAGCTGATCATCCGGATTTTGCCCCGTGGCGAAAAGATGCCGAAAAAAGAAACTATGCAGCTATCCTGGGGGTGCCCCTTGTCTTTACAAGCGGAAAGTGTATCGGCGCCCTGATCTGTTACAGTGAGAGACCCGGTTTTTTCATACAGGACCGGGTTAAAATCCTTCAGATCTTTGCCGGCCATGCAGCCATAGCAATTGAAAACAGACGGCTGATAGACGGGCTTGAAAACACGATAGAAAAAAGGACAAAACAGATCGAGGAGGTAAACCTCAAGCTCAAGGCCCTGGTCACAGAATTAAAAGCAAAAAACAAGGAGGCGGAAAAATTAATGATTCAGGCTGAGGCAGCCAACAGGGCAAAATCCGATTTTCTTGCCAATATGAGCCATGAACTGAGAACCCCGCTCAATTCCATTATAGGGTTTTCAGAGGTCATCAGAGACGGCATGGCAGGAACGGTAACAGATGAACAAGAACAATACCTGAACGATATCTGGGAAAGCGGAAGACACCTTCTGAGATTAATCAATGATATCCTTGATCTTTCAAAAATCGAAGCTGGAAAAATGCAGCTGGAAATTTCGAAAATTTCAATTGCGGATCTGATTGGCAGCAGCCTTGAAATGGTCAGAGAAAAAGCGATGAAGCATGGTGTAAGCCTGACATCGGAACCAGATGAAGATATCGGAACTGTCACAGCAGATGAGATCAAAATAAAACAGGTGTTGCTCAATCTTTTAAGCAATGCCTTGAAATTTACGCCTGAAGGGGGTTTTACAACTGTGAAGGCACGCAGAATCACCGATGCACAAATCGAGATCTCTGTCATTGACACCGGAATCGGGATTGCTCAAAAAGATATGGAAAAATTATTCCGGCCATTTGAACAGATTGAATCATTCTTGACCAAGAAACACGAGGGCACAGGACTTGGCCTGAAGCTCTGCAAGGATATTGTGGCACTTCATGGCGGAAGAATCTGGGCAGAAAGCACACCTGGTCAAGGAAGCAGATTTGTGTTTGTGATTCCGGTAACACAGGTGGATCATGAAGAAAATATTGATCATAGAGGATAA
- a CDS encoding EAL domain-containing protein: MKHFSDKPIFVLVLTALLIAFIGGLVDQLLPVVRWEAVSFHLVIEALGALAALMMAAFLLMIRHDRNNQDHYIWIAAGLIGMGLLHGFHAWAVAGLIHTGLLGDGRAATLPGHGCVWLQCTATLVGGVLFALVWLPAHAARSRWAWIILWSTAIAATVFGVVTVAFPSILPMMIIAGEFIPAARSFNFIGVGLFLATMVRFSLRYQADKTGDDLIFAVLCLFFGLATLLFSMSGIWSSNWWLWHFIRLGIALIALGYVLLLFRQTRAALFNRNRELRFRNRILEIFVTRSHDRIFPEVLKVVLEAGKSRYGFFGYLNNEADLVVPAMTREVWDRCRVSKKTHVFPRKTWDDSSWPRAVREKRTVYTNDPVCRVPAGHIPIIRHMSLPIIFQDKVIGIFQVANKKSGYTAEDIRMLEQLAGYVAPLLNARQEKMQAQDMVANVLDAVDAGFIIVNRNFEIISANPAFAESVNRPLGEIVNRHCYKISHQIDQPCYMHGCDCAVKHVFDFGNPHHSTLHTHHTAQDNPVYVETKAFPMTRNDLGEVETAAEIAVDVTEKKQREADIHNLAFFDPLTGLPNRRLLRDRLEQALVSGERSRHYGAVLFLDLDHFKTVNDTRGHDVGDQLLIETAGRLRTLMRGDDTVSRQGGDEFVVLLKDLDEDEKTAVTRSWHVAEKIRSFLDRPVTLGGHQHFLTASIGISLFCGHDTPVEELFKRADTAMYAAKDAGRNTVRFFDPAMQVALEAATTLETDLREATAQGQFVLHYQPQVEEDGRIIGAEALLRWAHPDRGMVPPGEFIPLAEKTGLILPIGHWVLEEACRRLAAWAHIPGAGSLGLAVNVSAYQFRQPGFVKDVQQVIAATGADPARLKLELTESLVLENVADTIARMAKLKTLGIGFSMDDFGTGYSSLSQLKHLPLEQLKIDRSFIKDLGTSPQEGAIVKTIIAMGRTLGLHVIAEGVENQTQLNFLISAGCRACQGYLFSRPVPEALFLDLLAAGGIIRVKANAADKQAAKTGVKETHQGKNHV, translated from the coding sequence GTGAAACATTTTAGCGACAAACCCATTTTCGTTCTGGTACTGACCGCTTTGCTCATTGCCTTTATCGGCGGACTGGTTGATCAATTGCTGCCGGTTGTACGCTGGGAGGCAGTGTCGTTCCACCTGGTCATTGAGGCCCTGGGAGCACTGGCTGCCCTGATGATGGCCGCCTTTCTTCTCATGATCCGCCATGACCGCAACAACCAGGACCATTATATCTGGATTGCCGCCGGTCTGATCGGCATGGGCCTGCTCCACGGCTTTCATGCCTGGGCTGTTGCCGGTTTGATCCACACGGGTCTGCTTGGTGATGGCCGCGCTGCAACACTGCCGGGTCACGGCTGTGTCTGGCTGCAATGCACGGCCACGCTGGTTGGCGGTGTTTTGTTTGCCCTGGTCTGGCTGCCGGCACATGCTGCCCGTTCCAGGTGGGCCTGGATCATCCTTTGGAGTACGGCAATTGCCGCCACGGTGTTTGGGGTGGTGACAGTTGCATTCCCGTCCATTCTTCCAATGATGATTATCGCAGGGGAATTCATCCCTGCCGCCAGAAGTTTTAATTTCATCGGCGTAGGGCTTTTTCTTGCGACGATGGTGCGTTTCAGTCTTCGATACCAGGCGGATAAAACCGGAGATGATCTTATATTTGCGGTTCTGTGCCTGTTCTTCGGCCTGGCCACCCTGCTGTTTTCCATGTCCGGCATCTGGTCGTCCAACTGGTGGCTGTGGCATTTCATACGGCTGGGTATTGCCCTTATCGCCCTGGGATATGTGCTGCTGCTTTTCCGACAGACCCGGGCCGCGCTTTTCAACCGGAACCGGGAACTGCGTTTCAGAAACCGCATCCTTGAAATTTTTGTCACCCGCAGCCATGACCGGATATTCCCGGAGGTGCTGAAGGTGGTTCTGGAGGCTGGGAAAAGCCGTTACGGCTTTTTTGGATACCTCAACAACGAGGCTGATCTGGTGGTGCCTGCCATGACCCGGGAGGTCTGGGACAGGTGCCGGGTTTCAAAAAAGACACATGTTTTTCCCAGAAAGACCTGGGATGACAGCAGCTGGCCCCGGGCCGTCAGGGAAAAAAGAACGGTTTATACCAACGATCCGGTATGCCGGGTGCCGGCAGGACACATTCCCATCATCCGCCATATGTCTTTGCCCATCATATTCCAGGACAAGGTCATCGGTATTTTCCAGGTGGCCAACAAAAAGAGCGGTTACACAGCAGAGGATATCAGGATGCTGGAGCAGCTGGCCGGATATGTCGCTCCGCTGCTCAACGCCAGGCAGGAAAAAATGCAGGCCCAGGACATGGTCGCCAATGTTCTTGATGCCGTTGACGCAGGCTTTATCATTGTCAACCGCAATTTTGAGATCATCTCTGCCAACCCGGCATTTGCAGAATCTGTGAACAGGCCCTTAGGAGAGATTGTCAACCGGCATTGCTATAAAATCTCGCATCAGATTGACCAGCCCTGCTACATGCACGGCTGCGACTGCGCGGTAAAGCATGTATTTGATTTTGGTAACCCACACCACAGCACCCTGCATACCCATCACACGGCCCAGGATAATCCCGTCTATGTGGAGACCAAGGCCTTTCCCATGACCAGAAACGATCTGGGCGAGGTGGAAACCGCTGCTGAAATTGCCGTGGATGTCACGGAAAAGAAACAGCGCGAAGCGGATATCCACAACCTGGCTTTTTTTGATCCCCTGACCGGCCTGCCCAACCGCCGTCTGCTCCGGGACCGGCTGGAACAGGCTCTTGTCTCTGGTGAACGTTCCAGACATTACGGGGCGGTCCTGTTTTTGGACCTGGATCACTTCAAGACAGTGAACGATACCAGGGGCCATGATGTGGGTGATCAGCTGCTGATCGAGACAGCCGGCCGTCTGCGGACTCTGATGCGCGGGGACGATACGGTGTCCCGCCAGGGCGGTGATGAATTTGTGGTGCTCCTCAAGGACCTGGATGAGGATGAAAAAACGGCGGTCACCCGGTCCTGGCATGTGGCTGAAAAGATCCGTTCTTTTTTAGACCGGCCGGTAACGCTTGGCGGCCACCAACACTTTCTGACGGCAAGTATCGGCATCAGTCTGTTTTGCGGCCACGACACCCCGGTTGAAGAGCTGTTCAAACGGGCTGACACGGCCATGTATGCGGCCAAGGATGCCGGCCGCAACACCGTGCGCTTTTTTGACCCGGCCATGCAGGTGGCGCTGGAAGCGGCAACCACCCTGGAGACAGATCTGCGCGAGGCCACTGCGCAGGGACAGTTTGTCCTCCACTACCAGCCACAGGTAGAAGAAGACGGGCGGATCATCGGTGCCGAGGCGCTGCTGCGCTGGGCCCATCCTGACCGCGGCATGGTTCCGCCTGGTGAGTTCATCCCCCTGGCTGAAAAAACCGGGCTGATCCTGCCCATCGGTCACTGGGTCCTGGAGGAGGCCTGCCGCCGGCTGGCAGCCTGGGCACATATTCCTGGTGCCGGCAGCCTCGGTCTGGCGGTCAATGTCAGCGCTTACCAGTTCCGGCAGCCCGGTTTTGTCAAGGATGTGCAGCAGGTTATCGCCGCCACGGGGGCGGATCCGGCCCGGCTCAAGCTGGAGCTGACCGAGTCTCTGGTGCTGGAAAATGTCGCAGACACCATAGCCAGGATGGCAAAACTCAAGACCCTGGGCATCGGTTTTTCCATGGATGATTTCGGCACGGGATACTCGTCTCTTTCCCAGCTGAAACACCTGCCCCTGGAGCAGTTGAAGATTGACCGCTCCTTTATCAAAGATCTTGGCACCAGCCCTCAGGAGGGTGCCATTGTTAAAACCATCATCGCCATGGGCCGCACCCTGGGCCTTCACGTCATTGCCGAAGGCGTGGAAAACCAAACCCAGCTGAACTTTCTCATCTCCGCCGGGTGCCGGGCCTGCCAGGGGTATCTGTTCAGCCGGCCCGTGCCGGAAGCTTTGTTTCTGGATCTGCTTGCAGCCGGGGGAATCATCAGGGTTAAGGCAAATGCCGCTGATAAACAGGCCGCAAAAACCGGTGTAAAAGAAACACACCAGGGAAAAAATCATGTTTAG